One segment of Candidatus Cloacimonadota bacterium DNA contains the following:
- a CDS encoding glycosyltransferase family 4 protein, translating into MKNVLFISYFFPPLGGPGVQRSVKFCKYLPEFGWHPIILTVKDIAYIARDDSLTTEVKNVDLDRTDSLDMMRLLYLFEKLKDTNQEQGIYTKTSQHRKQFFRDIFPIDSKIGWIPFAYREGKKICKTQNIDVIYSTVGPFSSAILGYRLSKKFGIPFVVDYRDLFVGKPDESYLTSWHERYAYKWEKKILSRASAVIMNTERAKKRICELYPLINDTKFSVLYNGFDAEDYSQNFATSKNKIIFTYTGGFYGERSPAFLIKALEELKESRILPENVLFRFFGNISDSIREEFEHSKIKDHIQLTSQVSHKDSIKELLESDFLLLFIAKYKGELVIPAKLFEYLAARKPILAIIPSQGEAAHIINRNNAGIVCESDDIEKIKEAVVELVRERELGIITSRFPLAANDYSVFERRTLTGKLAETLNMLL; encoded by the coding sequence GTGAAAAACGTTCTATTCATATCCTATTTTTTCCCACCTCTTGGTGGACCGGGTGTGCAACGATCTGTTAAATTCTGTAAGTATCTCCCTGAATTCGGATGGCATCCAATAATCCTCACTGTCAAAGATATAGCGTATATAGCAAGGGATGATTCACTCACTACAGAAGTTAAAAATGTGGATCTTGATAGAACCGATTCGCTGGATATGATGCGTCTTTTGTATCTTTTTGAAAAGCTCAAAGATACAAACCAGGAACAAGGAATCTATACAAAGACTTCACAGCATAGAAAGCAGTTCTTCAGAGATATATTTCCTATCGATTCAAAGATTGGCTGGATACCTTTTGCATATCGTGAAGGAAAAAAAATATGTAAAACCCAAAATATTGATGTCATTTACAGTACTGTGGGACCATTTTCTTCAGCTATTCTTGGATATAGGCTTTCAAAGAAATTTGGTATACCTTTCGTTGTTGATTATCGTGATCTCTTTGTTGGGAAGCCGGATGAAAGTTATTTAACATCATGGCATGAAAGATATGCATACAAATGGGAGAAGAAAATTCTTAGCCGGGCATCTGCAGTCATTATGAATACTGAAAGGGCAAAAAAAAGGATATGTGAATTGTATCCTTTAATAAATGATACAAAATTTAGTGTGCTGTATAATGGCTTTGATGCCGAGGATTATTCCCAAAATTTTGCTACGTCAAAAAACAAGATTATTTTTACTTATACCGGCGGATTTTATGGAGAGCGCAGTCCAGCTTTTCTCATCAAGGCACTAGAAGAATTGAAGGAATCCAGGATATTGCCAGAAAATGTTTTATTCAGATTTTTCGGGAATATATCAGACTCTATTCGAGAAGAATTTGAACATTCAAAGATTAAAGACCACATACAACTGACCTCACAAGTATCACACAAGGATTCTATTAAAGAACTCCTAGAAAGTGATTTCTTGCTTCTGTTTATTGCAAAGTACAAAGGAGAACTTGTTATACCGGCAAAACTTTTTGAGTATCTTGCAGCACGAAAGCCGATCTTGGCTATAATTCCATCACAAGGAGAAGCTGCTCATATCATTAACAGGAACAATGCAGGAATTGTGTGTGAGTCGGATGATATTGAAAAGATCAAAGAAGCTGTCGTAGAGTTAGTAAGAGAAAGAGAACTCGGTATTATCACATCCAGATTTCCTTTAGCAGCAAATGATTATTCAGTTTTTGAGCGTAGAACATTGACGGGAAAACTTGCTGAAACCCTCAATATGTTACTATGA